The following proteins come from a genomic window of Larimichthys crocea isolate SSNF chromosome III, L_crocea_2.0, whole genome shotgun sequence:
- the caap1 gene encoding caspase activity and apoptosis inhibitor 1 isoform X2, with protein MLKKKSSSSSEKKRKHSQSEERHENNNNNKRRSENNAEDSKDDLADPELDRVGSDIEDGGLDLSLLFKPITAYVTDKREMLEQCFHVLGDKKLRKMLPDELKGCSLEEIKKLCWEQLEPISEKNIAQILAGEELTSGNCDENTEETLESQQDNNVDSTSCLKETPKTEDPKQEGGGSSEESDVLSINADTYDSDIEGPKEEQNNKSVEGAVKVTDSNREGAEPVVNPDPENPKPPALSQPTEAKKDIQSDIDKSVSEILALSSTSGKEVAEEVQSAPPPPPTDVISPVQGGPVLSRAPTTCQPSIQQLELLELEMRARAIKALMKASDGKKPCVTKTA; from the exons ATGCTCAAAAAgaaatccagcagcagcagcgagaaGAAGCGGAAACACTCGCAGTCCGAGGAGCGACacgaaaacaacaacaacaacaaacgcAGGAGCGAGAACAACGCGGAG GACTCCAAAGATGACCTCGCTGACCCAGAGCTGGACCGCGTCGGCAGTGACATTGAGGACGGGGGACTTGACCTCAGCCTGCTGTTCAAGCCCATCACCGCTTATGTCACGGACAAGCGGGAGATGCTGGAGCAGTGTTTCCACGTGCTGGGCGACAAGAAGCTCCGGAAAATGCTGCCGGATGAGCTAAAG GGCTGTAGTTTAGAGGAAATCAAAAAGCTGTGCTGGGAGCAGCTGGAGCCGATCTCAGAGAAGAATATTGCTCAGATCTTAGCAG GGGAAGAACTGACGTCTGGAAAttgtgatgaaaacacagaagagaCCTTGGAAAGCCA GCAAGACAATAATGTGGACTCGACATCTTGCCTCAAAGAAACTCCGAAAACTGAGGACCCCAAGCAAg AGGGCGGTGGTTCAAGCGAGGAGAGTGACGTCCTAAGCATAAACGCAGACACTTACGATAGTGACATAGAGGGACCCAAAGAGGAGCAGAATAATAAGTCTGTGGAAGGCGCAGTTAAAGTAACGGACAGCAACAGGGAAGGCGCCGAGCCAGTCGTAAACCCTGACCCAGAAAACCCTAAACCTCCCGCACTCTCTCAACCAACAGAGGCAAAGAAAGACATTCAGAGCGACATAGACAAAAGCGTCAGCGAGATTTTAGCATTATCGTCCACTTCGGGCAAAGAAGTGGCCGAAGAGGTACAGAGTGCGCCGCCTCCGCCGCCTACAGATGTTATTTCACCCGTTCAAGGTGGACCCGTTTTAAGTCGTGCACCGACGACGTGTCAGCCGTCAATTCAGCAGCTGGAGCTTCTGGAACTGGAAATGAGGGCGAGGGCCATCAAGGCTCTGATGAAAGCAAGTGATGGGAAAAAACCTTGTGTGACAAAAACGGCTTAG
- the caap1 gene encoding caspase activity and apoptosis inhibitor 1 isoform X1 yields the protein MLKKKSSSSSEKKRKHSQSEERHENNNNNKRRSENNAEQDSKDDLADPELDRVGSDIEDGGLDLSLLFKPITAYVTDKREMLEQCFHVLGDKKLRKMLPDELKGCSLEEIKKLCWEQLEPISEKNIAQILAGEELTSGNCDENTEETLESQQDNNVDSTSCLKETPKTEDPKQEGGGSSEESDVLSINADTYDSDIEGPKEEQNNKSVEGAVKVTDSNREGAEPVVNPDPENPKPPALSQPTEAKKDIQSDIDKSVSEILALSSTSGKEVAEEVQSAPPPPPTDVISPVQGGPVLSRAPTTCQPSIQQLELLELEMRARAIKALMKASDGKKPCVTKTA from the exons ATGCTCAAAAAgaaatccagcagcagcagcgagaaGAAGCGGAAACACTCGCAGTCCGAGGAGCGACacgaaaacaacaacaacaacaaacgcAGGAGCGAGAACAACGCGGAG CAGGACTCCAAAGATGACCTCGCTGACCCAGAGCTGGACCGCGTCGGCAGTGACATTGAGGACGGGGGACTTGACCTCAGCCTGCTGTTCAAGCCCATCACCGCTTATGTCACGGACAAGCGGGAGATGCTGGAGCAGTGTTTCCACGTGCTGGGCGACAAGAAGCTCCGGAAAATGCTGCCGGATGAGCTAAAG GGCTGTAGTTTAGAGGAAATCAAAAAGCTGTGCTGGGAGCAGCTGGAGCCGATCTCAGAGAAGAATATTGCTCAGATCTTAGCAG GGGAAGAACTGACGTCTGGAAAttgtgatgaaaacacagaagagaCCTTGGAAAGCCA GCAAGACAATAATGTGGACTCGACATCTTGCCTCAAAGAAACTCCGAAAACTGAGGACCCCAAGCAAg AGGGCGGTGGTTCAAGCGAGGAGAGTGACGTCCTAAGCATAAACGCAGACACTTACGATAGTGACATAGAGGGACCCAAAGAGGAGCAGAATAATAAGTCTGTGGAAGGCGCAGTTAAAGTAACGGACAGCAACAGGGAAGGCGCCGAGCCAGTCGTAAACCCTGACCCAGAAAACCCTAAACCTCCCGCACTCTCTCAACCAACAGAGGCAAAGAAAGACATTCAGAGCGACATAGACAAAAGCGTCAGCGAGATTTTAGCATTATCGTCCACTTCGGGCAAAGAAGTGGCCGAAGAGGTACAGAGTGCGCCGCCTCCGCCGCCTACAGATGTTATTTCACCCGTTCAAGGTGGACCCGTTTTAAGTCGTGCACCGACGACGTGTCAGCCGTCAATTCAGCAGCTGGAGCTTCTGGAACTGGAAATGAGGGCGAGGGCCATCAAGGCTCTGATGAAAGCAAGTGATGGGAAAAAACCTTGTGTGACAAAAACGGCTTAG